A single Lolium perenne isolate Kyuss_39 chromosome 6, Kyuss_2.0, whole genome shotgun sequence DNA region contains:
- the LOC127305716 gene encoding uncharacterized protein encodes MSSLSSPPASSTASPETEGGGRKYKGVRRRKWGKWVSEIRLPNSRERIWLGSYDAPEKAARAFDAAFVCLRGPHAAGADLNFPASPPPPCRHSIDPEEVQAAALSHANRISVTAREAAAALLDDDHCSPAPAALSMDQSFTQHGHGMDIFGGGEMVAQDGSMDWRTVMAHQPPIFSPTAGWGSNAYDFLQAPPQVDDDMLMEESDHGASASLWSFDSRDSYFRY; translated from the coding sequence ATGTCGTCGCTGTCTTCGCCGCCGGCGAGCAGCACCGCGTCGCCGGAGACGGAGGGCGGTGGCAGGAAGTACAAGGGCGTGCGGCGGCGCAAGTGGGGCAAGTGGGTGTCGGAGATCCGGCTGCCCAACAGCCGGGAGCGCATCTGGCTGGGCTCCTACGACGCGCCCGAGAAGGCCGCGAGGGCCTTTGACGCCGCCTTCGTCTGCCTCCGCGGCCCCCACGCCGCCGGCGCTGACCTTAACTTCccggcctcgccgccgccgccctgccgTCACAGCATCGACCCGGAGGAGGTGCAGGCGGCCGCGCTGTCCCACGCCAACCGCATCTCCGTCACGGCACGGGAGGCAGCCGCCGCGCTCTTGGACGACGACCACTGCTCGCCGGCGCCGGCCGCGCTGTCGATGGACCAGTCCTTCACGCAGCACGGGCACGGTATGGACATTTTCGGCGGCGGCGAGATGGTGGCACAGGACGGCAGCATGGACTGGCGCACGGTCATGGCGCACCAGCCGCCGATCTTCTCGCCGACGGCCGGCTGGGGCAGCAATGCCTACGACTTCCTGCAGGCGCCACCTCAGGTAGACGATGACATGCTGATGGAGGAGAGTGACCATGGCGCCAGCGCCTCTCTGTGGAGCTTTGACTCCAGAGACTCCTACTTCAGATACTAG